GAAGGCACTGATGTAAACGGCGGCAAACTGCAACTGCTACATATGTTAAATGAAAAATTATATGCCGATTTAAATAATGACGTGGAGACGGTGATCATCATCGATGAGGCACAGGCGATCGATAGGGCCGAGGTCTTTGAGGAATTGAGATTGCTGCTTAATTTCCAGTTAAACAACAGATTTCTTCTTACCCTTGTCCTCGTCGGCCAACCGGAACTTAAAGAGAAAGTTTACAAGATCCCTCAGCTTGAACAACGGCTCGCCATAAGATATCATCTGAATAAACTAGATTATGAAGAGACGAAGCAGTATATCATCCATCGCTGCACGATAGCCGGCGGAGAAAATGAGATCTTTACCGATACCGCCTGTAAGGTTATCTATGAAGCCTCCGAAGGGATCCCAAGACGCGTAAATAACCTCTGCGATATGGGGTTGATAGTGGGGATGATGGCCAAAGCGCCAAACGTGGATGAAAAGGTCATGCAGGAAGTGGCTGAGGACTTCGGCGTCATAAGAAGATGATACGACTTTCAGACTTAATAAAGCTTACGCAAAAAATTTCAAAGAAACCCGAGCCTCCGAAAGCCCCGGCTGAAGATAAAAAAGAGGAGCCGGCGGAAAAACAAGAGGAAAAAAAGACGGAGCAATCTTACCTTAAACTCGCACAGGCAATAAAGGAGATGGACCGTAAAGAATCTAAAAAGGAAGAGCCGACCTACCAGGTCCAGATCTCGAAAGCGATAAATAAGATGAAGGAAGATAAAGAAGAGTCTT
The Candidatus Omnitrophota bacterium DNA segment above includes these coding regions:
- a CDS encoding AAA family ATPase, whose product is MYEEYWKLKEKPFENVPDPRFLYHSPKHEEALMRMFYAVRERKGAALLTGEYGSGKTILSRVLISELTKKDSRYKVALIVNPKLSPRDFLREILFQIEGTDVNGGKLQLLHMLNEKLYADLNNDVETVIIIDEAQAIDRAEVFEELRLLLNFQLNNRFLLTLVLVGQPELKEKVYKIPQLEQRLAIRYHLNKLDYEETKQYIIHRCTIAGGENEIFTDTACKVIYEASEGIPRRVNNLCDMGLIVGMMAKAPNVDEKVMQEVAEDFGVIRR